GGAGGctgtgcccccgccccctcccccagccggtctctgagccaatcaaaaggcTTTGTCCAGTTGTGCTGAAGCACCGTGATTGGTGGAAGTTTGTCCAATCAGTCCCCGAATGATTTTggactccattttggctctacctACTGTGGGTCCCTTGCCTTTCAATAAAGTCAAAACCCCAGAAAACAGGTCACCAGTTACAGTTAGCAAAGGCCTTTTAAAAACTCGTAAAAACAGTTACCTCGGTACCTACAAAACGGGAGCGTGGCCTTAAATGTCTGAACAAACCTTCCGCACATTTAATTTCCATCAGCGTCGTGCCAACAGTCCAAAACATTTCATCgagatgaatgagtgaatgtcGACTTCATTCAGCCGGTAGCTTTTATAACTATTTTATATCACTGCATTATAGCCGAATGTGTACTgcctatattttaaataaagttatctCTTTGTTTGAACCACATGGTTTCTGCATTGCCTCGTTGCtgggttgtttgtttttgggggttAGTGTGCATCACTGGAAAGTCACGCTGTTGGCTGTGAAGAGATGCAAGGTTGTTGGGTTGAGTTTGTGGTGCTGGaataattcacacacacacacactcactcacaagcacaccctcgctcacacgcacacacacacacacacacacgcacgctctctTTATCGCGGAGGATAATTGGATCTCGGCGGGCTGACCTTTCTGTGTGCGGAGTTGGTAATGAGCGGTATTGACCTGACGGGCTCCATATCGCCGCCGATCCCGCGCTTCCCTCGCCAGCCTGACCTGCCTCTTTATTAAACCccggggtgatggggggggcaATGGCCAAACGCGGCggtgaaaggggtgggggggggcatggccaAACACGGCGGTAAAAGGGGTGGGGCATGGCGGtaaatggggtggggtgggggggggttcctgcTTCCGTTGGTGAGTGCGACAGGTTTGTCTGTCATTCAGTAACCCAAACCCACTGTACATAAGCTACGGCTCTTTAGCCTCCAAATTAGCATCCGACAAAACTAACACCGACCCCCTACCCAACACCccagctcccctcccctccagcaaCAGCACCCTTACACTTGCGCGGACACACAGTTTGAAAaggctaaaataaatacacacatatatatgataCATGTCTTATTGGAGCGTAAATTTGTGTtcctgcccccccagccccccccgccatttaaaatgtattttcttgacCAGGCCACAGCTTGGCACTGTCAAAACCAGCCCAGAGGACTTCATTCCCCTTTCTGAACCTagaaagtacttttttttttttttttttttaagattaaaaCATTTCCATCATCTGTATCTTTATTTCCCACCAGCTTTATCTTGTTTAgtcctaaaaaaagaaattgagtGTGTGTTATTCTTAtcgtcatttaaaaaaaaaaaaaaaaaaaaactctcctttGTTTGTGTCTGGTTATTTTTAAGGTTCGCGCCTCCACAAAATGTCATCACGCAAACAGCAGAAATTGTGTTTGCTAACCTCTGAGCTCTTCGCTCTTCGTGCCCGCGCACCCGCGCGGCCGACGGCAGTACAGCGGCAGCGAGGCGGGGGAAAACCGAATCGGAGCTCGCGAGAGGGAAATGAAGGTGGTGTAATTTAACGTTTAACGTTGTACCGTGTGATTAGTGATTGGCAGTGACCGGCGGAGGTCTGTGTGCAGGAGTCACAGCCGGGGGTCCAACCCTTTTcccggagatctaccgtcccgtgggttttcatttcaaccctaacgaagcacacctcgttctactaattagcagctcaaagagATCGCTGGTTGTTTAATGAGGAGTGGTttcttagggttggagtgaaaacctgcaggacagtagatcttcAAGAACAGCCCAGCTGTAAAgttgttgtatttaaatgtCCCTCACGTAGTCTGGTCCTGTCCCACCCTTCCTGTAGCTGTCCTCCGTCCTAGTCTCCTCGTAGGGGTCCCGTCCCTATCCTCCCCCTCCGTAGCTGTCCCATCatcccacctccctctctctatgcTGGTCCGCCGTCCTACCTGCCTCCCTTAGCTGTCCCTCCGTCCTATCCCATCCCTCTCGTAGGCTGATCCCGTCCCGTCCCTATCCTGTCCCGTCCCTCTTGTAGGCTGAAAGCTGAGGCCAAATTCTGACACGCCCATCAGGTAACGTGTCCGAGACACTGAACACAATTAATCTTTGGCCTTTAAAAACGATCGATGTGTTCAAACTTTCCTTCATTCAAATACAACCGGTACACGAGAAGGGCTATCCTGCCCCCCTCTGAATGAATTACCATaagttttgctttgctttgaatctctttttttgttttcccattgtatttgtttgtgttctaTCTTCTTGTTGTCTGAGGCTCGCAGTTTCAAGGACGCATTGGCTCCAATTGATTTTCACCGCTTTGATTTATGAGGTTTAGGGAGCCACAGAGCACGCTCCCTGGCGCTTAAGGGGGCCTGATTTGGCAGGGCCGCCTCAGGCCACAGTGATGATGTTTGCATGAAGTCTGTGAGTCCTGGTGGCCTTATTTGGCAAGGGGGTCACCAAGCTACGGTGTTTATTTGGTTACTGTACAAGATAAGAGCCATTACATCGGAGAGGACAGCACAGTGGCCGATTGCTAATGTGCAACATATTGTCGACTGTTAGGAGAACATACGTTATTTTTACTCACAGAGGTGGACGGTAGATATGAGCATATGCATAACATATAGGCCAATATGGCCGCCGCAGGCccctgtggataagagcgtcagcaaAATTTAACAAATGAATAGAAGTGTCAGCTGTGATTCGAGAACAGCCATCTGGAAGGACTGACAGCGGAGGGGACGATTTATTGAAACGGTGAGCTATGGCCCTTGTGCTGCTTTTTAAGTTCGCCGTAGAACGCCGCGATTTTGGGCACGGTGCTGTAGGTAGCTGCGCTGATTGCACCCGCTGCGGCATTGGGTCCTGGCGGCCCAGGTAAGCCAGGACGCCCGggctctcctttctcctccggGGGGGAATTTTGACGTCGCTCCGGAAGACGGtgttgctgtgtttgggttCGCGTTCTGAGCCGTGGCGGTTCCTCCCACGATCCTCCTGGTCTCTCGTCGTGCACTGccctccattttttttgtatccTCCATCATCCCCTGTTCACTGCTGTACATGCTTTGTACAGAAGGGGTGTCagactgaatcccaaggggggccgcagtgtctgcagggttCTGTGCTTTCCTTTCAATCGGGGGCCTCGGAAACAGGGCGTGTGAATGCCTCGGACGATCAATGACTTCCAGGAACACTTGCGCCGAGAACAcgccaaaaaccagcagacaccgtggccctccaggactgcagtttgtCACCtgtgttgtacagtatgtgtgttcgtgcgtacgtgttttcttattttatctCTGTTTTTATCAATCTCTAaagtgcttttttctgttttactgcatggtcctattattattattattattattttattagtagtagtagtagtagtattagtatctgagcaagacacctaacccctaactgctctggcgaatgagaggcatcaattgtaaagcgctttggataaaagcgctatataaatgcagtccattagtattattattattattattatcatcatcatcatcatcatgtacAGAAGCATGGAAAACCGTTAAGAAAAGAATACATATCACCGGTACATTGTAACCCCTGGCGCACGAGGAAATGCCTAGACGGAAAAGAAGCCCTTGACCAGAGTCATGTTGATTCAGATCGTAACAGAGAAGACAGGCGAGGAACAGACGGGCGTGATCAAGGACTCATAAAGGCAGACGCCTATCGGAAGCCGCGGTgcttttggggggagggggcaccgTTAGCGCAGGGGGAACCGCTGTCGCCGCTGGCGTCTTCCGTCTCCACGCGGGCTTGCCTGTGACGGATAACAACGGGATTCGAGCAGCCGTGCTTGATAGCGCGCGGGGCGACAAAGCGCGACAGTCAGAGTCAGAGGAGACGCAACTGTTGCGGGATATACACCCCAGGGCAAGCACAACACGCTGTACTGACGCAAGCAAACAGTGCatcccccaaaaacacacacagagacagacacacacacacacctgttccaTTTCAGAGCAATGCAAAACTGAATGTGTGAAGTCCAAGCCAAAACAACCCTGTGGCTTGTTTAACGGATGACGCTTCGAACGTACGTGATATGGGGCtctttgattgattgatcgcTGAAGTCATTCGCTTCAGTATTCATGgtttcttgtatttatttatcgcGGCCGTAAATCTCTTGtctcaaataaatgcattaattggCAGAAATGCCATTTTCATGATCGCTCTAGCCTCTATTGTATATCCAAATACGATTTCAAGGCTCGTGCAGCGCCTGGGATTAAATTAGTCAACTCGTTTCAATGCAGTTTTCGCTTCGTGCTGGTTCAGAGCGGAGTACATACGTTAAGTAAACCCACATTTTACCAGAAATATCAGTGGAATTGGCTTAATGTCTTTTGTAATAGTGTCGATATATTAAACAAGTCacaacttattttatttatttaatttttgttattattattatcattattttatttgttttgcaacaGTTGGCAATCCCGTATTAACTACATCACGAAGTGCTATTTCTCGCCAAATGATTGCGAGGCTAAGATGAGAAATCACGGGGTGTCCCAAAGAACACAgccgttttctttttgtttttttttgggtgcagCTAGTTCAAATGcccagtttattttatttatttatttggggggggggggggttggggttccACTCTTCGCTGAGCAGTGAGCCAGGAGACATGTAAAAACAGCCTTAGAAGTGACAGCGGGTTTGCTCAATTCCATCCTCTATAAGAAGGTGGATCAATccctccaccccttccccctactgcccccccccccttactctcGCTCCATCTAGTGCCATGCACACAATTCACAACTCGTGCACAGGCGCGCTCCAGTCCCCGCATTTTAAAGACGTCTACAACCAGCGGCTGGTGGAATTGACGCGCCTCTCTCCGTCATCCCCCCTCCTGATGTCTGATCTCGTTTCGGCACACAACAGGAAAAAAGTGGACGTTAAATCCCGCTGAACCACTGCTGGGTTTAAAAACGCCGCCAGTGGACAGGAGGATAAAGGAAACCGATTTCTCATTCCCCGCCGCGGGACCGCGGTTTTGTGTCGCTTGACCACACGTGGATATCCAGGGGCTTTGAGGCGCAGACTGTGAGATGCTGaagacagactttttttaaagtgcccTCGTGCCTCTGTGACCACAGCGTGAGACgcctgtggaaaaaaaggctGAAGTTTTAGATTTGTGAGACTTCAATAAAGCACGGATCAGCATTAAAAAagtgaagagaaagaggaggagaaaagtgAAGGGCTTGGCCCGGAAAGTTAATTAACATTACCTGAGAACCAAAAATAGATACAGgcggtggtttttttttctggttaaaGGTGTTCCATCAACCAGCAAAATTTCGCCCAAAAGCAGACAAGAGGACCGTCCTGCGCTGACGAGACTTGTCGGCAGGAAGCGGCTGATTGCGGCAGGGGTGGTCGGAGTCATCATGGTGTTGGTGCTGGTGGTTCTGATACCGGTTTTGGTAAACTCTGCTGGGACCGCCGCGCACTACGAGATGCTCGGCACCTGCCGGATGGTGTGCGATCCATACGGGACTAAATCGCCCACCAGCACCGCCACGGCGGACACCGTGCGGGATAGCAGCCTCATCCAGTCTTTACCGACTTTCATTCAGGGTCCGAAAGGGGAACCCGGGCGTCCCGGGAAGGCTGGCCCGAGGGGTCCTGCGGGTGAGCCAGGGCCGCCCGGTCCTGCGGGTCCGCCTGGGGAGAAAGGAGAGCCCGGGCGACCTGGATTACCTGGGCCGCCAGGACCCAATGCCGCAGCGGGTGCAATCAGCGCAGCTACCTACAGCACCGTGCCAAAAATCGCGTTCTACGCCGGACTTAAAAAGCAGCACGAGGGCTATGAGCTTTTGAAATTCGACGATGTGGTCACAAACCTGGGCAATCACTACGACCCAACGACGGGGAAATTCACATGCTCCATTCCCGGGATTTACTACTTCACGTACCACGTCCTGATGCGTGGAGGGGACGGCACCAGCATGTGGGCTGACCTTTGTAAAAACAACCAGGTGAGAaaggtggggggaaaaagttgCAGTGCGCTTACAACACCGACGTACTttcctgtgtgtcctgtgtggaTAAAGCGGGGAAAAACGCAATTCCTGATTTACAGTAGTCTTCTCGAATTGTTATTTCAAGCATCCAGGTTGTACGAAGCTATTGGCAATACAAAGATTCATTCCTTTTTAATAAGGCGACCGTTTGAGGAGGGCGTGGACGATGGGTTTAGGTAAAATGAATTGGGAATACAGAAAAGGAGGTGGTTTGTTGGCTCCACTTAATATATCAGTAGGCTATTCTCAGACACAGCTAGTCAGTGAAATGTAGGCACACGGTAGACTGAATTGTCGTGCATTCTCCACGCCGGGTCCACACGTATACATACCGTATACTGGTGGCTGTGGACGGACGAATGATCGAACGTTTTCCCGGCATCTCGGAGTCAGCGATACGCGCTGGCACGTGGTAGGTACAGATAACGCGCTGAACAGTGTCGCGAGTTATTTTATTGGTAATCCTTGttatttgttctttctttctcttaattttaaatgttttttttaaggggcaGTGTTTAAGAATGTTCAACATAATATATGTTGTaaatatgtcatatttttaattacgCAGGCTACTAATAATCACCGTGTTAACGGGTTCATCTGTAAAAACTCCGTTAAAgtgaacataattttatttcagcttGTACAATGGCCTAAAGCAGTGGTTCAATGGCCTTCCAGTGGGTTATTTTGGTCGCCCAATGAAGACACAGTTGCCCTTTGTCACCCTGGTCGCTCTACTTTGATGGTATAATTTTAATAGCAGTTTATTACTCTGAGTCcctaaaagaaaaaactgttgcctgcaaataaataaatacatgaataaataagcGAGGAATAATTTACAATTTTCCGGTAATAACTGAAGCACATAATCATAATTATGCAGCATTAAACAGTATTGGTATTACTACTATTGCTAGTAATATCACTAATTACATGAATAAGTGCGACTGGTTCTTATTGACCCGGAGGAgataataaattattcataaatatgacGTGAACATGTTAAacttaaatttgaaatatttcccttacgaaaaatatattcacaataGCGATTCATCACATGTTTACTGGTTACTATGTCCAGGATTGTCATTGGATATGAACGCAGCAACTGGAACAGACGGGCCACGGTATTTTGGCAAACCCTCAGGTGACCAGTTGTCTGAGTAGTCCGAGACTTGGCTGCTTGATTTAGCGTTTAATTCATGCAAGATACAGTTCATTATAAGATTATTTTAACAATGTGGTCACGACCTGCCCCGTTGCGTCCAAATTGGATTATCGACGGCCGTGTATGGCCTTGTTTCGTTTTGTTAAGAGCAGACCGCCCTCTTATCGGAACATTACAAAAGACACGGTTGCTCTAACAATTTAATAACATAAGAAAATTGGCTATTAAAGCCTAAGGGtgggttttaaaaaagactGTCATTTAAGACAATAGCCtaccttttttttccagctaaGCGCTATTTTAGATTAATTCAAGTTATTTTAATTCGTCGTTCGAAATGAATCCCCACGAATCCGGCACGACAAGTGAGACAGTCACTATCCAATCTCCCGCAGTGTTCTGAAAACGCGCACATCTCAACTGTACCCTGGCTGACCCACTGCTTATCGTTTTGCATGAGTTTTACTGGCCGTATACCTTACGCTAAATCTAAAACTGTATCCCGAACCCATTTGCTTCCTAATAACATTGCATTCTGAAGTTCCCTCTGGCACTCAATATGGCATCTAGCGTTATGTTGTAAGATTGTCGGAATGACTATTGCTATCGATTGCGACCCTGGTGACTTAGGATCAGCACTGGTCGTTGCCTAAAGTCGTATGCGTACGCGTATGTGGGAAGATAACAATGCAATACTTTAAATGTACAAATCAATGAATACAACAGGCCAGTACTCGTTTGTCTAAGTTTGGTCTAAGCTACTGTAAGCTACTCCATCGGAAGCGTTATGCCACGCATCAAAAGAGAGGATCACGTTTGTTCAGATTGTTAAAATTCATGCTCACATTAAAGTTAACGTCGTTATTTTCAAAAGCACTTTTATCTTAATAGATTTATTCGTAATGCTCTGGCAAACAGAATAGCGTAAAAAAAGTAGCCTAAGCACAATTCTATAAACGGTGTGCAATGTAGACAAGGTGTACAAGTGTATAACGTGAATTTAAATTGcgcattttttttgaaaattattttctgatgCACGGGCCTACTGTTTATCTGTAAAACGAACAAATACGCAAATTATTTGAACTAATAAAATGATTTGCCACGCATATATATTTAAAGCAATTAAACTTTCAGAGGAAAAAGACAGGACAAAAGTTAATAAAGTTAATCTTCTTGGCTTGGTAAGACGAACATGCGCGCGCTTATGTTAGTAGTCCTGACCTGAGCAtagccttttatttatttattcatttatttattttcacagatgGATTAATGCGTGATCCAAGTATTATGCATTTCCATCATGTAAACTAAACAAATTGGTTAAATAATCATTTGTAGCTATTTCTTTAACGAAGGAAGTTCATTCGTTTAATCTTTTTATGTGTGTTACCTCTGTTTCGAAGGAAATGCTCCATAGGcgttaaattgtaaaaataaacaaataaataaaataaaaataaaaattcccttATGACACGTAGCAATTTCCGGTCCGTAAGGAAC
This is a stretch of genomic DNA from Anguilla rostrata isolate EN2019 chromosome 4, ASM1855537v3, whole genome shotgun sequence. It encodes these proteins:
- the c1ql3a gene encoding complement C1q-like protein 3 → MVLVLVVLIPVLVNSAGTAAHYEMLGTCRMVCDPYGTKSPTSTATADTVRDSSLIQSLPTFIQGPKGEPGRPGKAGPRGPAGEPGPPGPAGPPGEKGEPGRPGLPGPPGPNAAAGAISAATYSTVPKIAFYAGLKKQHEGYELLKFDDVVTNLGNHYDPTTGKFTCSIPGIYYFTYHVLMRGGDGTSMWADLCKNNQVRASAIAQDADQNYDYASNSAVLHLEPGDEVYIKLDGGKAHGGNNNKYSTFSGFIIYAD